The genomic DNA AGACACGCGCGCAGGGTGTCCCGGGGCACGTCCAGGTCCGTGAGGAGGAAGACGAGCATGGTGGCCAGGTTGGGCTCGATCATCCCCGCCCCCTTGGCGATGCCCACGATGCCGCCCTCTCCCACCTGGGCGCGGCGCACCTTGGGGTAGAGGTCCGTCGTCATGATGCCCTCGGCGGCGGGCAGCACCGAGCCCCCCGCGAGCGAGGCCACCGCCGCGGGCACCGCCTGTTCCATCGCGTCCACCGGCAGCCGCCACCCGATGACGCCCGTGGAGCAGGGCAGCACCTGCGAGGCGGTGAGGCCGAGCCCCGCCGCCACCGCCGCGCACACCCGCTCGGAGGCCTCGCGGCCCCCGGGGGCGCACACGTTGCTCACCTTATTATTGATGATGAGCGCGCCCAGGGTGGGGGACTCCAGCCGCTCTCGGCCCACGAGCACCGGCGCCCCGGGAAAGGCGTTCTTCGTGAACACCGCCGCGAACGCCGGGGTCGGCTCGTCGAGCACCACCAGCGTGAGGTTCATCTTCGCCGGCCTGGCCACCTCGGCGGGCATGAAGTCGAAGCGCGTGCGTCCGACCCGGAAGCCCCGGGGCAGGGCGGACTGGCCCTCCAGCCAGGTGCGGTGGGCCTCGGCGGACGAGAAGGTCAGGTGCGTGCTGGGAATGGTGGGACCTCGGGGCGAAAGGACATGCGCTTGCTGCCGCAATCCCGCCCGTGATGCAATCCCCCTGTCGTCAGGGCGTGGCCTGCCCCGCGAGGCCCGGTTCGCCGCCGCCCTCCTCCGGCAGGGGGACGAGCTCCTCGGGCTCGAGCGGCGCCGGGGAGATGGCCCCATCGCGCGTCACGACCCAGGAGTTGTAGCGCCGCTGGTGGACCTCGAGCAGCTTGCCGTTCTCGTAGCAGAGGGTGTGCAGGGTGAAGTACGGCACCTTGAGGCTGGGTTTGCCGTACTGGAAGCACTCCTGGGCGCCGCGCTGCTCCCGGCCCACGGGCTGCCCGAGGATGCCGGACACGTCCTGGGGAGACATGCCCTTGCGCACCGTGCGCAGCCCCCGGTACGTGTCCACCCGGAAGGGCGTGGCGGGCGTGTGGTACGTCACGGCCAGGTAGCCGAGCCCGCCCACGAGCAGGACCGCGAGCGGATAGAGGAGGTGGCGGCGCTGGAGGCGGATGCGCCGCGGGTCGGTGTAGGCGCTGAACAGGTACTTGTGCTGGGCGACACTCACCGGGTTCGCTTCCATTTGTGGCTCGGGCTGGGTCACCCGCTCCACATGCCCCGAGGGGGGGGCGGGATGCAAGCCGCCGATACCGGACCCGGGCGGGCGAGCGGCTCGATTGTCAGCCAGGACAGCGTGCGGGCGCTGTGGTCTGTTGGGTGCCATGGCGCGTCACCTTGTCTATCGCCGTTATGGCGGCTCCCTCCAGGTGTCCATTCCCTCGTTCGAGGTGCTCCTGGAGGCCATCCACATCCCCGAGACGCAATGGTTGGCCACGGCCTGCCCGGTCGAGGGATTGAACTGCGACCGGCGCTTCCTCGAGTTCCTCGACACGGACCAGAACGGGCGCATCCGGGTCATGGAAGTGCGCGCCGCCGTCGAGTCCACGGCGAAGCTGTTGAAGAGCCATCAGGGCCTCAACGACGCGAGCGACGTGCTGGTGCTGGACTCGCTCTCCGAGGCGGCCGCGAAGCACCGTGCCGCGGCGGACATCCTGCTCGACACGCTCAAGGCGGAGGACCGCACGCGCATCTCGGTGGAGCAGGTGCGCACGAGCGAGCAGTCACTCCGGGCGGCGGGCCAGAACGGGGATGGCATCGTCGCCCCGGCCTTCCTGCCCGAGCCCCTGCGCTCGCTGGCGCACGCGCTCATGGCGTCCTTCCCCGAGGTGAAGAATCGCGCGGGGCAGCCGGGCGTGGACCTGCCCACGCTCCAGCGCTTCCGCGAGGAGCGGAGCGCGCTGCTGGCGCACCTGTCCGGCAAGGAGGCGCTGCTCGCCTGGGGGCCGCAGAGCGTGGATCGCGCCCGGCGCATCCAGGAGGTCCGCCCCCTGCTCGACACCTACTTCCTGCAATGCCGGCTCATCGCGGCCCAGCCGGAGGCCGTCACGAGCCTCAAGCTGGAGGCGGCGCGGGTGCAGGGGGCGCTGGGCGACCTGCAATCGCTGTCTCGGGTGGTGTCGGAGCTGCCCGTGGCGCCCCCGGAGCCCGGCGGGGTGCTGCGCTGGTCGCGGTTGTACCGGGGACCGGCCTTCGAGCGGCTCGAGGCGTTCCGCAAGGACGTGGCCCTGCCCATCACCAATGACCTGGCGACGCTCACGGACGCGGCCTGGCGGGACATGTCCACCCGGGCCGATGCCATCCTGGCCTGGCAGGCGCGCATCGAGGCGAGTCCCTTGCGCGCGCAGGTGGACACGCTCGCGGGGATTCCCGAGTCGGAGCTCGACGCCATCGAGGCGGCCTGCCGGGCGGATCTGGCGCTCAAGGAGCGGCTGGACGCGGTGGTGGAGCTGGAGCGGCTGATTCTCTACCAGCGCTGGTTGCTGGCGTTCGCCAACAACTTCATCAGCATGCCGGACCTGTACCAGACGAAGCGGCGCGCGCTGATGGAGCGGGGGACGCTCATCCTCGGGGGCCGGCGCTACCGGTTGTCGGTGCTGGTGAAGGACCGCGCCGCGCATTCCGCGCTCACGAGCCAGGGCACCACCTGCACCCTCTATGTCCAGGTGATCTCCAAGGAGGGAGGGGGAGAGTCCTTCGAGGTGGCGGTGCCCGCCACGCGGGGGCGCAGCGGAGAGCTGTCGGTGGGCAAGCGCGGCATCTTCTATGACGTGAACCAGCGCGAGTTCGACGCCGTGGTGACGCAGGTCGTGCGCCAGCCCGTGTCGTTGTGGGAGGCGATGACGATGCCCTTCGAGCGCATCGGCAAGTTCGTCTCCCAGAAGATCGAGGGCATGGCGGCCTCGGGGGAGAAGGCGCTCGATGAGTCGCTGGAGAAGAGCTACGCGCAGGGCACGAGTGTCGCGAGCGCCGCGGCGGCGGCTCCGGCCACGGCGCCCAC from Melittangium boletus DSM 14713 includes the following:
- a CDS encoding bifunctional ornithine acetyltransferase/N-acetylglutamate synthase; protein product: MRQQAHVLSPRGPTIPSTHLTFSSAEAHRTWLEGQSALPRGFRVGRTRFDFMPAEVARPAKMNLTLVVLDEPTPAFAAVFTKNAFPGAPVLVGRERLESPTLGALIINNKVSNVCAPGGREASERVCAAVAAGLGLTASQVLPCSTGVIGWRLPVDAMEQAVPAAVASLAGGSVLPAAEGIMTTDLYPKVRRAQVGEGGIVGIAKGAGMIEPNLATMLVFLLTDLDVPRDTLRACLRSVASRTFGCISVDSDTSTSDTVALVSSRQVPCPDLARFEAALEQVCADLAEDIVRNGEGVHHVMRVRVRGALDERVARGVGKSVVNSPLFQCAVNGNDPNVGRLVAAIGKYVGEHHPGMDLSRCTLRMGGRVLLEHGTFRLDHEAEAALVAHMKGAELYASVPPPDGLTFRPPVAFPPHERAVEIDVDLGSGPAECLVLGADRSHEYISENADYRS
- a CDS encoding kinesin; this translates as MARHLVYRRYGGSLQVSIPSFEVLLEAIHIPETQWLATACPVEGLNCDRRFLEFLDTDQNGRIRVMEVRAAVESTAKLLKSHQGLNDASDVLVLDSLSEAAAKHRAAADILLDTLKAEDRTRISVEQVRTSEQSLRAAGQNGDGIVAPAFLPEPLRSLAHALMASFPEVKNRAGQPGVDLPTLQRFREERSALLAHLSGKEALLAWGPQSVDRARRIQEVRPLLDTYFLQCRLIAAQPEAVTSLKLEAARVQGALGDLQSLSRVVSELPVAPPEPGGVLRWSRLYRGPAFERLEAFRKDVALPITNDLATLTDAAWRDMSTRADAILAWQARIEASPLRAQVDTLAGIPESELDAIEAACRADLALKERLDAVVELERLILYQRWLLAFANNFISMPDLYQTKRRALMERGTLILGGRRYRLSVLVKDRAAHSALTSQGTTCTLYVQVISKEGGGESFEVAVPATRGRSGELSVGKRGIFYDVNQREFDAVVTQVVRQPVSLWEAMTMPFERIGKFVSQKIEGMAASGEKALDESLEKSYAQGTSVASAAAAAPATAPTAPAPTAPSPPSVTGPGGFLAAGGIALAAVGSSLAFIVSQVRSLTLFDVLTAVLIAVAVVMLPSGLLGWLKLRKRNLALLLEGSGWALNDRLNLTRGLAALITRKPRLPKNATVDRVDMLRSALVTVHEDDEGEPRQWGLWTALLLVALFALLWQFREPLSREVCARQWLPRSVCESSLAPTGP